Proteins encoded by one window of uncultured Draconibacterium sp.:
- a CDS encoding acyl carrier protein, translated as MEINILQAERIRDFISEVTFTKPEELKNDTLLFEQGIFDSLGFLNLINYITEEYGIEVADTELIQDNFESINAIVAFIDNKNSTL; from the coding sequence ATGGAAATTAATATTTTACAAGCAGAAAGGATACGTGATTTTATATCAGAAGTTACTTTTACTAAGCCTGAAGAACTAAAAAATGATACACTCTTATTTGAACAAGGTATATTTGATTCATTAGGTTTCTTAAATTTGATAAATTACATTACCGAAGAGTATGGAATTGAAGTCGCAGACACCGAACTAATTCAAGATAACTTTGAATCAATTAATGCAATTGTTGCATTTATTGATAATAAAAATTCAACATTGTAA